A single window of Acidobacteriota bacterium DNA harbors:
- a CDS encoding nuclear transport factor 2 family protein, with the protein MRTWKFLALAVVLVSLAAAREKLSREWMTGILIDVQTDRGTGLAGGTSHRNDVMYYTIDDGSTLWELTRTMTSDDDRALAVTVNSSVHFAIDGGRALLKDEDGVEHTLAVNKKVAKPPTGKASSSAGVRAATGGAPEADKQATKDEAQIRQLFVEWQRAFEAGDLDGVMRLYAPEEAIVRDPANNDLVAFDVVPPIQYVGRAAYRQSYANFFARFEHPPKISSLDNMRIVVGKDMAVAHGSERITGVAKGGAPMDVTLRWTEVFRKFDGRWFVVHEHVSVPVDFERNAPIFDAK; encoded by the coding sequence ATGCGAACGTGGAAGTTCCTGGCACTAGCTGTTGTTCTCGTCAGCCTCGCAGCTGCGAGGGAAAAACTCTCTCGCGAATGGATGACCGGAATACTCATCGATGTTCAGACCGATCGGGGAACGGGACTCGCGGGCGGTACAAGCCACAGGAACGACGTCATGTATTACACGATAGATGACGGGTCTACGCTGTGGGAACTCACGCGGACTATGACGAGCGATGACGACAGAGCATTAGCTGTGACCGTAAACAGCTCCGTGCACTTCGCGATTGACGGTGGCAGGGCGCTCTTGAAGGACGAGGACGGCGTTGAGCACACGCTTGCAGTCAACAAGAAGGTTGCTAAACCGCCGACTGGGAAGGCGAGTTCGTCAGCCGGCGTGAGGGCGGCTACGGGCGGCGCGCCCGAGGCAGACAAGCAGGCGACCAAGGATGAAGCGCAGATCCGGCAGCTCTTCGTCGAATGGCAACGCGCGTTCGAGGCCGGGGACCTCGACGGCGTCATGCGCCTCTACGCTCCCGAGGAGGCCATCGTCCGTGACCCCGCAAACAACGACCTGGTCGCCTTCGACGTCGTTCCGCCCATCCAGTACGTCGGCCGCGCCGCTTATCGCCAGAGCTACGCCAACTTCTTCGCGCGGTTCGAGCACCCGCCCAAGATCTCGAGCCTCGACAACATGCGCATCGTCGTCGGCAAGGACATGGCCGTCGCCCACGGCAGCGAGCGCATAACCGGTGTCGCAAAAGGCGGCGCCCCGATGGACGTCACCCTCCGCTGGACCGAGGTCTTCCGCAAGTTCGACGGTCGCTGGTTCGTCGTCCACGAGCACGTCTCCGTCCCCGTGGACTTCGAGCGCAATGCCCCCATCTTCGACGCCAAGTAG
- a CDS encoding vitamin B12-dependent ribonucleotide reductase: protein MADVTTKTNGVAQNAAQNATSEVAQQQQQKQSTRKAPGLQVKRMFTKPGVSPYNEVEWELRTANISDASGGTIFEQKDVEVPKDWSMTATNIVASKYLHGKIGSSERETGVRQLITRVAETIRDWGITSGYFRSSDDAATFHDELVHLLVNQKMAFNSPVWFNVGCDRIEPDSDAANWHWAFEQAQARFGAVGYTRPQCSACFINSVQDSLDSILTLAKTEGMLFKWGSGTGSNLSPLRSSNEALSGGGTASGPLSFMKGFDAFAGVIKSGGKTRRAAKMVILNVEHPDINEFIDCKAKEEAKAWTLIQNGYDGSSPDSEAYSSIFFQNANNSVRVTDEFMLAVERDGDFSTKAVRDGRVVATYKSRDIMRKIAEATWSCGDPGMQYDTTINRWHTSKNTARINASNPCSEYMFLDDSACNLASLNLMKFTTPSGAFDVDSYRHAVDITITAQEILVDWAGYPTESIMRNSHDYRPLGLGYANLGALLMANGLPYDSDAGRDYAACVTAIMCGEAYLQSARIAEQCPALAPAGDRIPASDVTGGACPGFYPNREPFLDVIRMHRASVNRIGQSLNAPGTPAAWTGTLATLIESSKDSWDQALQHGEKHGYRNAQVTVLAPTGTIGFMMDCDTTGVEPDLALVKYKKLVGGGMIKIVNQTVPSALFKLGYTGDQANAIVSYIDATGTIEGAPFVKEEHLPVFDCSFKPSKGTRSIAYMGHVKMMSAAQPFLSGAISKTVNMPENATVEEITEAYLQSWKMGLKAVAIYRDGSKKSQPLMAKGGVTHEKAAQAAVVAEPVSAGPPKAVRRKLADERLSVTHKFSVGGHDGYITVGLYEDGTPGEIFITMAKEGSTVSGLMDSFATATSIALQHGVPLKLMCEKFAHSRFEPSGWTNNPEIGFAKSIMDYIFRWLHLRFLTGQQQSLFDGLRPKYLGEPLGGKMPAGSGMTDERALASGTMPPQGGMAPEFGDTGSANDQRPTTKDRGLMSGHAADMLRDHVDMGDAPSCHVCGAIMVRNGSCYRCMSCGSTSGCS from the coding sequence GAAGTCGCGCAGCAGCAGCAGCAGAAGCAGTCCACGCGCAAAGCGCCAGGTCTCCAGGTCAAGCGGATGTTCACCAAGCCGGGCGTCTCGCCCTACAACGAGGTCGAGTGGGAGCTGCGCACCGCGAACATCTCTGACGCGAGCGGCGGAACCATCTTCGAGCAGAAAGACGTCGAGGTCCCGAAGGACTGGTCGATGACGGCGACCAACATCGTCGCTTCGAAATATCTGCACGGCAAGATCGGAAGCAGCGAGCGCGAGACCGGCGTGCGCCAGCTCATCACCCGCGTCGCCGAGACCATCCGCGATTGGGGCATCACTTCGGGATACTTCCGCAGCTCCGATGACGCGGCCACTTTCCACGACGAACTCGTCCACCTGCTGGTGAACCAGAAGATGGCGTTCAACTCGCCGGTATGGTTCAACGTAGGCTGCGACCGCATCGAGCCCGATTCCGACGCGGCCAACTGGCACTGGGCCTTCGAACAGGCGCAAGCCAGGTTCGGCGCGGTGGGCTACACCCGTCCACAGTGCTCGGCGTGCTTCATCAATTCCGTCCAGGATTCGCTGGACTCGATCCTCACCCTCGCCAAGACCGAGGGCATGCTCTTCAAGTGGGGCTCGGGGACAGGCTCGAACCTGTCGCCGCTGCGCTCTTCCAACGAAGCGCTCTCCGGCGGCGGGACGGCCAGTGGCCCGCTCAGCTTCATGAAGGGTTTTGACGCCTTCGCCGGCGTGATCAAGTCCGGTGGCAAGACGCGCCGCGCCGCGAAGATGGTGATCCTCAACGTGGAGCATCCCGACATCAACGAGTTCATCGACTGCAAAGCGAAAGAAGAGGCCAAGGCCTGGACGCTGATCCAGAACGGTTACGACGGCAGCTCGCCGGACTCGGAAGCTTACTCGTCCATCTTCTTCCAGAACGCCAACAACAGCGTGCGCGTGACCGACGAGTTCATGCTCGCGGTGGAGCGCGATGGCGACTTCTCCACCAAGGCGGTGCGCGATGGCCGCGTGGTCGCGACTTACAAATCCAGAGACATCATGCGCAAGATCGCCGAAGCCACATGGTCGTGCGGCGACCCTGGCATGCAGTACGACACCACCATCAACCGCTGGCACACTTCGAAGAACACGGCGCGCATCAACGCGTCGAACCCATGCTCGGAGTACATGTTCCTCGACGACTCGGCCTGCAACCTGGCGTCGCTGAATCTGATGAAGTTCACCACGCCTTCGGGCGCGTTCGACGTGGATTCCTACCGCCACGCCGTGGACATCACCATCACCGCGCAGGAGATCCTGGTGGACTGGGCCGGCTACCCGACCGAATCCATCATGCGGAACTCGCACGATTACCGTCCGCTCGGCCTGGGCTACGCCAACCTGGGCGCGCTGCTCATGGCCAACGGGCTGCCTTACGATTCCGACGCCGGCCGCGATTACGCCGCTTGCGTCACCGCGATCATGTGCGGCGAGGCGTACCTGCAATCGGCGCGCATCGCGGAGCAGTGTCCAGCTCTGGCTCCTGCCGGCGATCGTATCCCGGCGAGTGATGTCACCGGCGGCGCGTGCCCGGGCTTCTATCCCAACCGCGAGCCGTTCCTCGACGTGATCCGCATGCACCGGGCGTCGGTGAACCGGATCGGGCAATCGCTCAACGCTCCCGGAACTCCGGCGGCGTGGACGGGCACGCTGGCCACGCTCATCGAATCGTCGAAAGACTCCTGGGACCAGGCGCTGCAACACGGCGAAAAGCACGGCTACCGCAACGCGCAAGTCACCGTGCTCGCGCCCACCGGCACCATCGGATTCATGATGGACTGCGACACCACCGGCGTCGAACCCGACCTGGCGCTGGTGAAGTACAAGAAGCTGGTCGGCGGCGGCATGATCAAGATCGTGAACCAGACGGTGCCCTCCGCGCTCTTCAAGCTCGGCTACACCGGCGACCAGGCCAACGCCATCGTCAGCTACATCGACGCGACCGGGACCATCGAAGGCGCACCCTTCGTGAAAGAAGAGCACCTGCCAGTGTTCGATTGCAGCTTCAAGCCATCGAAGGGCACACGCTCCATCGCTTACATGGGGCACGTAAAGATGATGTCCGCGGCGCAGCCTTTCCTCTCGGGCGCAATCTCGAAGACGGTGAACATGCCGGAGAACGCCACCGTGGAAGAGATCACCGAAGCCTACCTGCAGTCCTGGAAGATGGGGCTGAAAGCCGTGGCCATCTATCGTGACGGCTCGAAGAAATCGCAGCCGCTGATGGCCAAGGGCGGCGTCACGCACGAGAAAGCGGCGCAAGCGGCGGTGGTCGCGGAGCCGGTCAGTGCGGGTCCGCCAAAAGCTGTGCGGCGCAAACTCGCCGACGAGCGGCTCTCGGTGACGCACAAGTTCTCGGTCGGCGGGCACGACGGATACATCACCGTCGGACTCTACGAAGATGGCACCCCGGGCGAGATCTTCATCACCATGGCGAAGGAAGGCTCGACCGTCTCGGGATTGATGGACTCGTTCGCCACCGCGACCTCGATTGCGCTGCAGCACGGCGTGCCGCTCAAGCTGATGTGCGAGAAGTTCGCGCACTCGCGCTTCGAGCCCTCGGGCTGGACCAACAATCCGGAGATCGGCTTTGCCAAGTCGATCATGGATTACATCTTCCGCTGGCTCCACCTGCGCTTCTTAACCGGACAGCAGCAGTCGCTGTTCGACGGCCTCCGTCCCAAATACCTGGGCGAGCCGTTGGGAGGAAAGATGCCGGCGGGCTCGGGGATGACTGACGAGCGCGCGCTGGCTTCCGGAACGATGCCGCCGCAGGGCGGGATGGCGCCTGAGTTCGGCGATACGGGTTCCGCCAACGACCAACGACCAACGACCAAAGACAGGGGACTGATGTCCGGCCACGCCGCAGACATGCTGCGTGACCACGTGGACATGGGCGACGCGCCCAGTTGCCACGTCTGCGGCGCCATCATGGTGCGGAACGGCAGCTGCTACAGATGTATGTCCTGCGGGTCTACAAGCGGCTGTAGTTAG